The Novosphingobium terrae genome has a window encoding:
- the murB gene encoding UDP-N-acetylmuramate dehydrogenase, with the protein MSWTPPPVAGRLTADAPLAPLVWFKSGGVAQWLFEPKDVDDLRGFLAQLPADVPVMALGLGSNLIVRDGGVPGVVVRLGKAFAKVEKLDDLTLNCGGGASGILVSSTARDAAIAGLEFLRSIPGTVGGFVRMNGGAYGREVKDILVDCDVVTRDGQLATLQLPALGYTYRHSDLAEGAIVVSARFRGVPGESEAIQAEMDRISASREASQPLRSKTGGSTFKNPPGERAWELVDRAGCRGLTIGGAQVSEKHTNFLINTGTATSADIEMLGDEVRRRVKDNSGVELEWEIKRVGKTL; encoded by the coding sequence GTGAGTTGGACGCCGCCTCCTGTTGCCGGGCGTTTGACGGCTGATGCTCCACTGGCCCCGCTGGTGTGGTTCAAGAGCGGCGGCGTGGCGCAGTGGCTGTTCGAGCCCAAGGACGTGGACGACCTGCGCGGCTTTCTGGCGCAGCTTCCCGCCGATGTGCCGGTGATGGCGCTGGGGCTGGGCAGCAATCTGATCGTGCGCGATGGCGGCGTGCCGGGCGTTGTGGTCCGTCTGGGCAAGGCCTTTGCCAAGGTCGAGAAGCTGGATGATCTGACGCTGAACTGCGGCGGCGGGGCCAGTGGTATTCTGGTCTCCTCCACGGCGCGCGATGCGGCGATTGCCGGGCTGGAATTCCTGCGCTCGATCCCCGGCACGGTTGGTGGCTTTGTCCGCATGAACGGCGGCGCCTATGGGCGTGAGGTGAAGGATATCCTCGTCGATTGCGACGTGGTGACGCGCGATGGCCAGCTGGCCACTCTGCAGTTGCCCGCGCTGGGCTACACCTATCGCCATTCCGATCTGGCCGAGGGGGCGATTGTCGTCTCCGCCCGTTTTCGTGGCGTTCCGGGCGAATCCGAGGCCATCCAGGCCGAAATGGACCGCATTTCCGCCAGCCGCGAGGCCAGTCAGCCCCTGCGCAGCAAGACTGGCGGTTCCACCTTCAAGAACCCTCCGGGCGAGCGCGCCTGGGAGCTGGTCGACCGCGCCGGATGCCGGGGGCTGACCATCGGCGGCGCTCAGGTCAGCGAGAAGCACACCAATTTCCTTATCAACACCGGCACGGCCACCAGCGCGGACATCGAGATGCTGGGTGATGAAGTCCGCCGCCGGGTGAAAGACAACTCCGGCGTCGAGCTGGAATGGGAAATCAAGCGAGTAGGCAAGACACTGTGA
- the murD gene encoding UDP-N-acetylmuramoyl-L-alanine--D-glutamate ligase: MISSPAFAGKRYAVLGLARSGQTAVAALVAGGAQVTAWDAKEEPRNAVADLHGDKVVLADPLAIDLTGFAGMVVSPGVPINRHPIADAARAAGVPLICDIELFAQSRDSLPAHKVVGITGTNGKSTTTALTKHLLEVAGIPAIMGGNIGLPILGQEPLPAGGVYVLELSSYQIDLTQRLDCEVAVLLNLTPDHLDRYDGFDGYVASKARLFGMQALGRLALVEMKAEMALDVLRDAPEGQRFTFIESVDLPGDQADWPSLAGPHNRANAQAAVAAVRELGLDDATIEKGLKSFNGLPHRMERVAESDGVIFINDSKATNPASTAPALAAFPPVEGHKRLHWIVGGLPKGVDLDDCAGGFPNVAAAYTIGDAGPLFAQILAPHMPVVRAEMMSEAIRRAIEAAKPGDVVLLSPACASFDQFRDFEARGEAFRQIVNVLTGQGDPAHGEEG; the protein is encoded by the coding sequence ATGATCTCCTCCCCCGCCTTTGCCGGAAAACGTTACGCGGTGCTGGGGCTGGCCCGCTCTGGCCAGACGGCTGTGGCCGCGCTGGTGGCGGGCGGGGCGCAGGTGACCGCATGGGACGCCAAGGAAGAGCCGCGCAATGCCGTGGCAGATCTCCATGGCGACAAGGTGGTGCTGGCCGATCCTTTGGCGATCGACCTCACCGGTTTTGCGGGCATGGTCGTCTCGCCGGGCGTGCCGATCAACCGCCACCCGATTGCCGATGCCGCCCGCGCCGCTGGCGTGCCGCTGATCTGCGACATCGAGCTTTTCGCCCAGAGCCGCGATTCCCTGCCCGCTCACAAGGTTGTGGGCATCACCGGCACCAACGGCAAATCCACCACCACCGCGCTGACGAAGCATCTGCTGGAGGTGGCGGGCATCCCCGCGATCATGGGCGGCAACATCGGCCTGCCCATTCTGGGTCAGGAACCGCTGCCTGCCGGGGGCGTCTATGTGCTGGAGCTGTCGTCCTATCAGATCGATCTGACGCAGCGGCTCGATTGCGAGGTGGCGGTGCTGCTCAACCTCACGCCCGATCATCTGGACCGCTATGACGGTTTCGACGGCTATGTCGCCAGCAAGGCGCGGCTGTTCGGCATGCAGGCGCTTGGGCGTCTGGCGCTGGTCGAGATGAAGGCGGAAATGGCGCTGGATGTGCTGCGCGATGCGCCCGAGGGCCAGCGCTTCACCTTCATCGAGAGCGTCGATCTGCCCGGCGATCAGGCCGACTGGCCCAGCCTTGCCGGCCCCCACAACCGCGCCAATGCGCAGGCCGCTGTCGCCGCCGTGCGCGAGTTGGGGCTGGATGACGCCACCATCGAAAAGGGGCTGAAAAGCTTCAACGGCCTGCCGCACCGCATGGAGCGCGTGGCTGAATCCGATGGCGTGATCTTCATCAACGATTCCAAGGCGACCAACCCGGCCTCCACCGCGCCCGCGCTGGCGGCTTTCCCGCCGGTCGAGGGGCATAAGCGCCTGCACTGGATCGTCGGCGGCCTGCCCAAGGGCGTGGATCTCGACGATTGCGCGGGCGGTTTCCCCAATGTGGCCGCAGCTTACACGATTGGCGATGCCGGGCCGCTGTTTGCGCAAATCCTTGCGCCCCATATGCCGGTCGTCCGCGCCGAGATGATGAGCGAGGCCATCCGCCGCGCCATCGAGGCGGCCAAGCCCGGCGATGTGGTGCTGCTCTCGCCCGCCTGCGCCAGCTTCGACCAGTTCCGCGATTTCGAGGCGCGCGGCGAGGCTTTCCGCCAGATCGTCAACGTTCTGACCGGGCAGGGTGACCCTGCTCACGGCGAGGAAGGCTGA
- the ftsA gene encoding cell division protein FtsA: MVAPRIVSAFGAVNIGSFRISAIIAGRTETGELLVLGSGHRAAQGVKRGYVVDMHAATYAVRDAIERAEKMAGTSVQAVSIGCSGAGLTSQITQVEADIGGRRIEDDDIEHLLSGACGVIQPDGRVVLHAQPAHYTLDGAHGVSNPKGLHAGRLGVDIHVMLGDGGPVRNLTEAVQNAHLQVTSVVASPIAAGYACLAPEERELGVALVEFGAEVTTVSLFAASMLVGLTTIPMGSGDITDAIASSFGIRRFQAERLKCVNGSAIASPADHREMIPINGPGEEGTGGQLARHADDKNRIPRAELITVITTQLGRLMDEVNRVLKAMGFAGAGAGQVVFTGGGAELAGLADFAQGALGRPVRIGRPMAIKGLPEAHSTPGFSTLAGLVLYAAADPVDIRRLSQAQRRTTRFSGSGLMNRVLHALKEYF; the protein is encoded by the coding sequence ATGGTCGCACCCCGGATCGTCAGTGCCTTTGGCGCGGTCAACATCGGCTCTTTCCGCATTTCGGCGATCATTGCCGGGCGCACGGAAACCGGCGAATTGCTGGTGCTGGGCAGCGGGCACCGCGCGGCGCAAGGCGTGAAGCGCGGCTATGTGGTGGACATGCACGCCGCCACCTATGCCGTGCGTGACGCCATCGAGCGTGCCGAGAAGATGGCTGGCACCAGCGTGCAGGCGGTCTCCATCGGCTGCAGCGGGGCCGGGCTGACCAGCCAGATCACGCAGGTCGAGGCCGACATCGGCGGCCGCCGCATCGAGGACGATGATATCGAGCATCTGCTCTCCGGCGCCTGCGGGGTGATCCAGCCCGACGGGCGCGTGGTGCTGCATGCCCAGCCCGCGCATTACACGCTGGATGGCGCGCATGGCGTGTCCAACCCCAAGGGGCTGCATGCCGGGCGTCTGGGCGTGGATATTCATGTGATGCTGGGCGATGGCGGCCCGGTGCGCAACCTGACCGAGGCGGTGCAGAACGCGCATCTGCAGGTGACCTCTGTGGTGGCCTCGCCGATTGCCGCCGGTTACGCCTGCCTTGCACCCGAAGAGCGCGAGTTGGGCGTGGCGCTGGTGGAGTTCGGCGCGGAAGTCACCACCGTCTCGCTGTTTGCGGCGAGCATGCTGGTGGGGCTCACGACCATTCCCATGGGCTCGGGCGATATCACCGATGCGATTGCCTCCTCCTTCGGCATCCGCCGTTTTCAGGCCGAGCGGCTGAAATGCGTCAATGGCTCGGCCATCGCCAGCCCGGCGGATCACCGCGAGATGATCCCCATCAACGGCCCGGGCGAGGAAGGCACAGGCGGCCAGCTGGCCCGCCATGCCGATGACAAGAACCGCATTCCCCGCGCCGAGCTGATCACCGTGATCACCACCCAGCTCGGGCGGCTGATGGATGAGGTCAACCGGGTGCTGAAAGCCATGGGCTTTGCCGGGGCCGGGGCGGGGCAGGTGGTCTTCACCGGCGGCGGTGCTGAACTGGCAGGGCTTGCCGATTTCGCGCAGGGGGCTTTGGGCCGTCCGGTGCGCATCGGGCGCCCCATGGCCATCAAGGGCCTGCCCGAAGCGCATTCCACGCCGGGCTTTTCGACTTTGGCCGGTCTGGTGCTTTATGCCGCCGCAGACCCCGTCGATATACGCAGATTAAGCCAGGCACAGCGCCGAACCACGCGGTTTTCGGGCTCCGGACTGATGAACCGTGTGCTGCATGCGCTGAAGGAATATTTTTGA
- a CDS encoding FtsW/RodA/SpoVE family cell cycle protein: MPPTPPGPSTPPPPGSPATGPVLTPAPYVPGAGAGEDHGSWAKRAGRGEWATWWREIDRVLLVLIFALMGIGALAVAAGSPAAVHAPAMARKGFGDLHFFYLHIGFQTAGLIAMLVCSRLNREQARRVGIILGCAMLVALMLVPVIGANINGAKRWLKLGITIQPSEFLKPAFAICLAWILSWKLRDGKLPVMMICVGLTGLVAVLLMLQPDFGSTVLFLLVGFTMLLVAGLPLSPARIGLFAGIAAGVVALAYMFYGNARNRIDDFLLNLSGGGDQYDQVHLAFRTLVAGGWTGTGLWLGTQKKSLPEPHTDYIFSVIGEEFGLLMCAVVVLLYFAIVARVLIRLAQEEDLFTVLAGTGLVVQIGGQAFINILVNLQLFPSKGMTLPLISYGGSSTIALCMGVGFLLAITRRNPYLAHDPFQSEGKGLPLHLVSPFSTAYPSKTDNPRK; encoded by the coding sequence ATGCCCCCCACGCCGCCCGGACCGTCCACCCCACCGCCGCCGGGCAGCCCTGCCACCGGGCCGGTCCTGACGCCTGCGCCCTATGTGCCGGGCGCCGGTGCCGGTGAGGACCACGGCAGCTGGGCCAAGCGCGCCGGTCGCGGCGAATGGGCGACATGGTGGCGCGAGATCGACCGTGTGCTGCTGGTGCTGATCTTTGCGCTGATGGGCATTGGCGCTCTGGCTGTGGCGGCGGGCTCTCCGGCGGCGGTCCATGCGCCGGCCATGGCGCGCAAGGGCTTTGGCGATCTGCACTTCTTCTATCTGCATATCGGGTTCCAGACCGCCGGTCTGATCGCCATGCTGGTCTGCTCGCGCCTCAACCGCGAACAGGCGCGGCGCGTGGGGATCATTTTGGGCTGCGCCATGCTGGTGGCGCTGATGCTGGTGCCGGTGATCGGCGCCAACATCAACGGCGCCAAGCGCTGGCTGAAGCTGGGCATCACCATCCAGCCCTCCGAGTTCCTCAAGCCCGCCTTTGCGATCTGTCTGGCATGGATTCTCTCGTGGAAGCTGCGGGATGGCAAGCTGCCGGTGATGATGATCTGTGTGGGGCTGACGGGCCTTGTGGCGGTGCTGCTGATGCTCCAGCCCGATTTCGGCTCGACGGTGCTGTTTCTGCTGGTGGGCTTCACCATGCTGCTGGTGGCGGGCCTGCCGCTCAGCCCGGCGCGCATTGGCCTCTTCGCCGGGATCGCCGCGGGCGTGGTGGCGCTGGCCTATATGTTCTACGGCAATGCCCGCAACCGTATCGACGACTTCCTGCTCAACCTCTCGGGCGGAGGCGATCAGTACGATCAGGTCCATCTGGCCTTCCGCACTTTGGTGGCGGGCGGCTGGACGGGCACCGGCCTGTGGCTCGGCACGCAGAAGAAATCCCTGCCGGAACCGCATACCGACTATATCTTCTCGGTCATCGGCGAGGAATTCGGCCTGCTGATGTGCGCCGTGGTGGTGCTGCTCTATTTCGCCATTGTGGCCCGCGTGCTGATCCGTCTGGCGCAGGAGGAAGACCTCTTCACCGTGCTGGCGGGCACCGGCCTTGTGGTGCAGATCGGCGGGCAGGCCTTCATCAACATTCTGGTCAATCTGCAGCTTTTCCCCTCCAAGGGCATGACGCTGCCGCTGATTTCCTATGGTGGTTCTTCCACCATCGCCCTGTGCATGGGGGTGGGCTTTTTGCTCGCGATCACGCGGCGCAACCCCTATCTGGCGCATGATCCGTTCCAGAGCGAGGGTAAAGGGCTGCCGCTGCATCTTGTCTCGCCCTTTTCCACCGCCTATCCGTCCAAGACCGACAACCCCAGGAAGTGA
- a CDS encoding FtsQ-type POTRA domain-containing protein, whose product MSQKLKRGGASARKQASKASNARKVAVARARTGTALDRALALLPFSEAQLHRIFLVTILGCALGLAWLVMVLAGVPAMATQQVASIASQAGFQVRRVEVHGVKHLNELKVYERVLAQRDRAMPLVDLEAVRDDLLQLSWVEDARVSRELPDTLVVDIVERKPGPVLREGQKLTLIDAGGHRLEPIAPARAKGKLVLSGDGVADKVGDLTTLLDAAPALRPQVAEAEWVGNRRWNLTFKTNQVLALPEGDKVGADALMAFARLDGTNRLLGGRVVAFDMRSPDRIYMRVPGSSTNGMPDSPLAVAAPTPDADATATPGEAKPEAPKPAAKPQAGSKPKATTPHHETAEHVGVIRNALAHVGPSEHAVKHEAHKPAPEHKAAPAHKPAPAHKPDHKPAPAHKPEHKPTPAPHKAAPAHKAPAHKPAAAHKPDHKTPAHKAPDHKAPHHKDAH is encoded by the coding sequence ATGAGCCAGAAGCTGAAACGCGGCGGCGCCAGCGCCCGCAAGCAGGCCAGCAAGGCCAGCAACGCCCGCAAGGTGGCGGTGGCGCGTGCCCGCACCGGCACGGCGCTGGACCGCGCGCTGGCGCTGCTGCCCTTCAGCGAGGCTCAGCTGCACCGCATTTTTCTGGTGACCATTCTGGGCTGTGCTTTGGGTCTGGCCTGGCTGGTGATGGTGCTGGCCGGGGTGCCCGCCATGGCCACGCAGCAGGTGGCTTCCATTGCCTCGCAGGCCGGGTTTCAGGTGCGCCGCGTGGAAGTGCATGGCGTCAAGCATCTCAACGAGCTGAAGGTCTATGAACGCGTGCTGGCCCAGCGCGACCGCGCCATGCCGCTGGTCGATCTGGAAGCCGTGCGCGACGATCTGCTGCAATTGAGCTGGGTGGAAGACGCCCGCGTCTCGCGCGAATTGCCTGATACGCTGGTCGTCGATATCGTCGAGCGCAAGCCCGGCCCCGTGCTGCGCGAGGGCCAGAAGCTGACGCTGATCGATGCGGGCGGCCACCGTCTGGAGCCCATCGCGCCCGCGCGTGCCAAGGGCAAGCTGGTGCTGTCGGGCGATGGCGTGGCGGATAAGGTGGGCGATCTCACCACGCTGCTCGATGCCGCGCCCGCCTTGCGCCCGCAGGTGGCCGAGGCCGAGTGGGTGGGCAACCGCCGCTGGAACCTCACCTTCAAGACCAATCAGGTGCTGGCCCTGCCCGAGGGTGACAAGGTCGGCGCCGATGCGCTGATGGCCTTTGCGCGGCTTGATGGCACCAACCGCCTGCTGGGTGGCCGTGTGGTGGCCTTCGATATGCGCTCGCCCGACCGGATCTATATGCGCGTGCCGGGCAGCTCGACCAATGGCATGCCCGACAGTCCGCTGGCGGTGGCTGCACCCACGCCGGACGCGGATGCGACCGCCACGCCCGGCGAGGCCAAGCCCGAAGCGCCCAAGCCCGCCGCCAAGCCTCAGGCAGGCAGCAAGCCCAAGGCCACCACGCCGCATCACGAAACCGCCGAGCATGTTGGCGTGATCCGCAATGCGCTGGCCCATGTCGGCCCGAGCGAGCATGCGGTGAAGCATGAAGCGCATAAGCCCGCGCCCGAGCATAAAGCCGCGCCTGCCCATAAGCCTGCGCCTGCGCACAAGCCTGACCACAAGCCAGCCCCGGCCCACAAGCCTGAGCATAAGCCGACCCCGGCGCCGCATAAGGCAGCGCCCGCTCACAAGGCTCCTGCCCACAAACCCGCCGCCGCGCATAAGCCGGACCATAAGACCCCAGCCCATAAGGCCCCCGACCATAAGGCGCCTCATCACAAGGACGCCCATTGA
- the murC gene encoding UDP-N-acetylmuramate--L-alanine ligase encodes MKGVATDIGTIHFVGIGGIGMSGIAEVMANLGYTVQGSDIAEGYVVEGLRQRGIKVMIGHAAENLGDAAVVVTSTAVKRDNPEVAAALEHRVPVVRRAEMLAELMRLKNTVAVAGTHGKTTTTSMVAALLDAGGVDPTVINGGIINSYGSNARLGASDWMVVEADESDGSFLRLDGTIAVVTNIDPEHLDHYGSFDRVKQCFVEFIENVPFYGAAVLCIDHPEVQAIIPKVRDRRVITYGFSAQADVRGENVTPYPGGNRFTAVLRQRDGSFRRIEGIELPMPGRHNVQNALAAVAVAVEMGVADEVIRGGFAKFGGVKRRFTKVGEVDGTTIIDDYGHHPVEIRAVLAAARESVQNRVIAVVQPHRFTRLRDHLDDFAAAFNDADIVYAAPVYAAGEQPIDGVDSAAMVQGIKARGHRSAHLIAGADDLAGTLADVIQPGDMVVCLGAGDITKWAAGLAPAIAERKGL; translated from the coding sequence ATGAAGGGCGTCGCAACGGACATCGGCACGATCCATTTCGTCGGCATCGGCGGGATCGGCATGTCGGGCATTGCCGAGGTGATGGCGAACCTTGGCTACACGGTGCAGGGCAGCGACATTGCCGAGGGCTATGTGGTGGAAGGCCTGCGCCAGCGCGGTATCAAGGTGATGATCGGCCATGCCGCCGAGAACCTTGGCGATGCCGCCGTGGTGGTGACCTCCACCGCCGTGAAGCGTGACAACCCCGAAGTGGCCGCGGCTCTGGAGCATCGCGTGCCCGTGGTGCGCCGCGCCGAAATGCTGGCCGAGCTGATGCGGCTGAAGAACACCGTCGCCGTGGCTGGTACTCACGGCAAGACGACGACCACCAGCATGGTCGCCGCGCTGCTGGACGCGGGCGGGGTGGACCCGACGGTGATCAATGGCGGGATCATCAACAGCTACGGTTCCAACGCGCGTCTGGGCGCCAGCGACTGGATGGTGGTGGAGGCCGACGAAAGCGACGGCAGCTTCCTGCGTCTGGACGGCACCATCGCGGTGGTGACCAACATCGATCCCGAGCATCTCGACCACTACGGTTCCTTTGACCGGGTGAAGCAGTGCTTCGTCGAATTTATCGAGAACGTGCCGTTCTATGGCGCGGCGGTGCTGTGCATCGACCATCCCGAGGTGCAGGCGATCATCCCCAAGGTGCGGGACCGCCGGGTCATCACTTATGGGTTCAGCGCTCAGGCTGATGTGCGCGGTGAGAATGTCACGCCTTATCCCGGCGGCAATCGCTTTACCGCTGTGCTGCGCCAGCGCGATGGTTCGTTCCGGCGCATCGAGGGAATCGAGCTGCCGATGCCGGGCCGCCACAATGTCCAGAATGCGCTGGCCGCTGTGGCTGTCGCGGTGGAGATGGGCGTGGCCGATGAGGTGATCCGGGGCGGCTTCGCCAAGTTCGGGGGCGTGAAGCGCCGCTTCACCAAGGTGGGCGAGGTGGATGGCACCACGATCATCGATGATTACGGCCACCATCCGGTCGAGATTCGCGCCGTGTTGGCGGCTGCGCGTGAAAGCGTGCAGAACCGGGTGATCGCCGTGGTGCAGCCGCATCGCTTTACCCGTCTGCGCGATCATCTCGATGATTTCGCCGCTGCCTTCAACGATGCCGATATCGTCTATGCCGCGCCGGTCTATGCCGCTGGCGAGCAGCCTATCGATGGTGTCGATTCCGCCGCCATGGTGCAGGGCATCAAGGCGCGGGGCCATCGCAGCGCCCATCTGATCGCGGGCGCCGACGATCTGGCGGGCACGCTGGCCGATGTGATCCAGCCGGGCGATATGGTCGTGTGCCTTGGTGCGGGCGATATCACCAAATGGGCTGCCGGGCTGGCGCCTGCCATTGCGGAGCGCAAGGGCCTGTGA
- the murG gene encoding undecaprenyldiphospho-muramoylpentapeptide beta-N-acetylglucosaminyltransferase: MTQVSRHYVLAAGGTGGHLIPAFALAVELERRGHHVALVTDVRGAAIPGRPEGLTAHVLPAGRLQGKNPINWVKGLMAIMEGRRMALRLYESFQPSAVIGFGGYPALPALLAASSAGIPSLIHEQNAVLGRVNRFLAGRVNAIATASAQTDRLDAKYAEKTHVIGNPVREEVLRLRDQPFPPFTEDGLLRVLVTGGSQGARVLSEVVPDGLAMLPPSLRTRLQVIQQCRAEDIDAVRTRYASHDIPAELATYFEDMATRLADAHLFIGRSGASTIAELTAVGRPAILVPLPIATDDHQAANAREMVVAGGARSIRQEKFTAVELAKQIQALAQRPETLANAAHAAWNCGHPNAAADLADLVESFGAAPLMDVIKVDTAAVPAGAKGQLA; this comes from the coding sequence ATGACCCAGGTCTCCCGCCATTATGTGCTGGCCGCGGGCGGCACCGGCGGCCATCTGATCCCCGCCTTCGCTCTGGCGGTGGAGCTGGAGCGACGCGGGCATCATGTCGCGCTGGTGACGGATGTGCGCGGGGCGGCGATCCCCGGTCGCCCCGAAGGGCTGACGGCGCATGTGCTGCCTGCCGGTCGTCTGCAGGGCAAGAACCCCATCAACTGGGTGAAGGGCCTGATGGCGATCATGGAAGGCCGCCGCATGGCGCTGCGCCTCTATGAAAGCTTCCAGCCCAGCGCGGTGATCGGTTTTGGCGGTTATCCGGCTTTGCCTGCCCTTCTGGCGGCCAGCAGCGCGGGCATCCCCAGCCTGATCCATGAGCAGAACGCCGTGCTGGGCCGGGTGAACCGCTTCCTTGCGGGCCGGGTGAATGCCATCGCCACTGCCAGCGCCCAGACCGACCGGCTCGACGCCAAATATGCCGAAAAGACCCATGTCATCGGCAACCCTGTGCGCGAGGAGGTGCTGCGCCTGCGTGACCAGCCTTTCCCGCCCTTCACCGAGGACGGCTTGCTGCGCGTGCTGGTGACCGGTGGTTCGCAGGGTGCGCGGGTGCTGTCCGAAGTGGTGCCCGATGGTCTGGCGATGCTGCCGCCCTCGCTGCGCACCCGCCTGCAGGTGATCCAGCAGTGCCGCGCCGAGGACATCGATGCCGTGCGCACGCGCTACGCCTCGCATGACATCCCCGCCGAGCTGGCGACCTATTTCGAGGATATGGCCACCCGTCTGGCCGATGCTCACCTGTTTATCGGTCGTTCGGGCGCCAGCACCATTGCGGAACTGACCGCTGTGGGCCGCCCCGCCATCCTTGTGCCCTTGCCCATCGCCACCGACGATCATCAGGCCGCCAATGCGCGCGAGATGGTGGTGGCGGGCGGCGCGCGCTCGATCCGTCAGGAGAAATTTACCGCCGTGGAACTGGCCAAGCAGATTCAGGCCCTGGCCCAGCGTCCCGAGACGCTGGCCAATGCCGCTCATGCCGCGTGGAATTGCGGCCATCCCAATGCCGCTGCCGATCTGGCCGATCTGGTGGAAAGCTTCGGCGCCGCGCCGCTGATGGATGTGATCAAGGTGGACACCGCTGCGGTGCCTGCCGGGGCCAAGGGGCAGCTGGCATGA
- a CDS encoding D-alanine--D-alanine ligase: protein MGNQASRQDTVTKLPHLHIAVLMGGWSSERPVSLMSGNGVADALESRGHKVTRIDMGRDVALKLAEAKPDVVFNALHGAPGEDGTVQGMMDLMGLTYTHSGLTSSVIAIDKELTKQALIPHGIPMPGGRIVKSAELFEKDPLPRPYVLKPACEGSSVGVAIVTASGNYGDPIGRDVEGPWHHFPELMAEPFIRGKELTTAVLGDKALMVTELIPTTEFYDFDAKYTDGLTRHMCPAEIPEEIAQACKDIALRAHQLLGCKGTSRSDFRWDDEQGVEGLFLLEVNTQPGMTPLSLVPEQARHLGMDYADLVEAIVAEALSDAKAKQGA from the coding sequence ATGGGAAATCAAGCGAGTAGGCAAGACACTGTGACCAAGCTGCCCCACCTTCATATCGCCGTGCTGATGGGCGGCTGGTCCTCGGAACGCCCCGTTTCGCTGATGAGCGGGAACGGCGTGGCCGATGCTCTGGAAAGCCGGGGTCATAAGGTCACGCGCATCGATATGGGCCGCGATGTCGCCCTCAAGTTGGCCGAGGCGAAGCCCGATGTGGTGTTCAACGCTCTGCATGGCGCTCCCGGAGAGGATGGCACGGTGCAGGGCATGATGGATCTGATGGGCCTGACCTACACCCATTCCGGCCTGACCAGCAGCGTCATCGCCATCGACAAGGAGCTGACCAAGCAGGCGCTGATCCCGCATGGCATCCCCATGCCGGGCGGGCGCATCGTCAAAAGCGCGGAGCTGTTCGAGAAGGACCCGCTGCCGCGCCCTTATGTGTTGAAGCCTGCCTGCGAGGGCTCCAGCGTTGGCGTGGCCATCGTGACGGCCAGCGGCAATTATGGCGATCCCATCGGGCGCGATGTTGAGGGCCCGTGGCACCATTTCCCCGAGCTGATGGCCGAGCCTTTCATTCGCGGCAAGGAACTCACCACCGCCGTGCTGGGCGACAAGGCTTTGATGGTGACGGAGCTGATCCCCACCACCGAATTCTACGATTTCGATGCGAAGTACACCGATGGCCTCACTCGCCATATGTGCCCTGCCGAGATCCCCGAAGAGATCGCTCAGGCCTGCAAGGATATTGCTCTGCGCGCGCATCAGCTGCTGGGCTGCAAGGGCACCAGCCGCAGCGACTTTCGCTGGGACGATGAGCAGGGCGTGGAAGGCCTGTTCCTGCTGGAGGTCAACACCCAGCCGGGCATGACGCCGCTCAGCCTCGTGCCCGAGCAGGCGCGGCATCTGGGCATGGATTACGCCGATCTGGTCGAGGCCATCGTTGCCGAAGCGTTGAGCGACGCGAAGGCGAAGCAGGGGGCATAA